In the Natrinema amylolyticum genome, CCGTTCTCGTCGCGAGGGTGGATATGATGCCTACCTCCGTGCCGGGTCGCGGCCGGAGGGAACGTGACGGAGTGCGCCACGTCGTTCGCATTACTGTCGAAGGCCGGGTGAACAGATAAGGCCGTCGGACGAGATCGACATCGGAACCCGATACCGTGGCACAGTTTTCCGCGGGAAGATAGTACCGTTGTCACTAATAAATCGATAGTCAGTCGAGTGAGCCAAAGCTCCGTCTCGAGAATGTCACGCGGGCGGAGGTCGGCCGGTCATCCCACCCTTGTAGGGAGTCGGACCGAATGATACCCGCGTGCTCGCACTCGAGCGTGCACGCGCAAGAAGGCTTCGTGTCGCGGATCGACGAGCGGGGAGAACGCATCGATGCCGATAAACCACGTGCGTTGCAAGGGGGAGACGAATGGTCCGGGACCCGTTCGCTTCGGAGTCGACGCCGGCGGCGGAGGAGATCTGCTCTGCGCTGGACGATCCCGACTGCCGTGAGATCATCCGCAAGCTCGAGGAACCCATGACCGCGTCGGAGCTATCGAAGCGGTGTGAGATCCCACAGTCGACGCTGTACCGGAAACTCGAGCTGTTGACCGAAGCGACGCTGCTCGAGGAGTCGACCGAAATTCGACAGGACGGCCATCACGCGAGCAAGTACTCGATCGCGTTCGACGAGATCACGCTCGGGTTGGACGAGGATCGGTCGCTGACGGTTCAGATCGACCGGCCGGCGCGGACGGCGGACGAACGGCTCGCGGAGCTGTGGTCGGAGGTGCGAAAGGAAACATGAATCCATTTCCCGCCGGTTCGGCCGAGACGATGCTCGCGCTGGCCGTCGTCAAGACGCTCGTACTCGTGGTCGGGGGCATCATTACGTACTTCGCGTTCAAGGCGTATCGTCGAACCCGACAGCCTGCGCTGGGGTATCTGACAGCGGGATTCGGCCTCGTCACGCTCGGCCTGGTGCTCGCCGGAATGTTGTACGAACTGCTCGGTGTCGAACTCGTGACGGGGATCTTGCTCGAGAGTCTGCTCGTACTGGCCGGGTTTCTCGTGATCGCGTACTCGCTGTACGTACAGTGAGGAGACGGAAAAGGCACGGGTCCACGAGAGGAGAGTTGGCGGTGTAACTCCGGTTCGTCCACTCGAGAGCTAGCACACTCGCTCGCAAGAATACGGAGAAAACCACGCCCTCCCCAGCCGACTCGTTCACTCACTTCGTTCGTTCACTCA is a window encoding:
- a CDS encoding DUF7521 family protein; this translates as MNPFPAGSAETMLALAVVKTLVLVVGGIITYFAFKAYRRTRQPALGYLTAGFGLVTLGLVLAGMLYELLGVELVTGILLESLLVLAGFLVIAYSLYVQ
- a CDS encoding winged helix-turn-helix domain-containing protein, coding for MVRDPFASESTPAAEEICSALDDPDCREIIRKLEEPMTASELSKRCEIPQSTLYRKLELLTEATLLEESTEIRQDGHHASKYSIAFDEITLGLDEDRSLTVQIDRPARTADERLAELWSEVRKET